A segment of the Candidatus Polarisedimenticolia bacterium genome:
GCGCTTCAACCTGTCGGAGAAGGCCAAGTGAGCAGGGGCACCGTTGGACGCGGCGGCTGAGGAACGGCCGCGCGTCAACATTCGTGAGGAGTACCGAGTGAACTGGGGCACCGTTGGACGCGACGGCTAGAAAGCCGCCGCGCGTCAACGGCCGCCACTTGATCTCTCAGGAGGGGAACGTGGGCCTTCCGGGAGCGAGCGCGGGCCCGGCGGATGCCCGGGCAGGTGAAAGGAGCCCCGCGCGCGGGCCGGCTCAGGAGAAGGCGGCGTGTCCGGTCAGGTCCTGTCCCACGATGAGGGTATGGATGTCGTGCGTCCCTTCGTAGGTGTACACCGATTCGATGTTGCACAGATGGCGGCCCACCTGATACTCGTCGGTGACC
Coding sequences within it:
- a CDS encoding acyl-CoA dehydrogenase — translated: VTDEYQVGRHLCNIESVYTYEGTHDIHTLIVGQDLTGHAAFS